From Lagenorhynchus albirostris chromosome 15, mLagAlb1.1, whole genome shotgun sequence, one genomic window encodes:
- the ZP3 gene encoding zona pellucida sperm-binding protein 3 → MGPSCRLFVCLLLWGSLELCNPRPVWHDESQHLMPLKPPAVMVECQEDQLVVTVSKDLFGTGKLIRPADLTLGPDHCEPLFSMDTDPVVRFEVGLHACGNSVQVTDNALVYSTFLFHDPRPVGNLSILRTNRAEVPIECRYPRQGNVSSWAILPTWVPFRTTMFSEEKLVFSLRLMEENWSTEKTTPTFQLGDRAHLQAQVHTGSHVPLRVFVDHCVATLTPDWNTSPYHTIVDFHGCLVDGLTDASSAFKAPRPRPETLQFTVDVFHFANDSRNTIYITCHLKVTPVDRVPDQISKACSFSKSSNRWSPVEGPVDICRCCNKGSCGVSGRYRRLRHLEGQSVPRSRRHVTEEADVTVGPLIFLGKTRDHSVEGSTSSPPSVLLGLGLATVVSLTLATIVLGFTGKRRAASHPVCPVSASQ, encoded by the exons ATGGGGCCGAGCTGTAGGCTCTTTGTCTGCCTTCTGCTCTGGGGGAGTCTGGAGCTGTGCAACCCCCGGCCCGTCTGGCATGATGAATCCCAGCATCTCATGCCATTGAAGCCACCCGCCGTGATGGTGGAGTGTCAGGAGGACCAGCTGGTGGTTACTGTCAGCAAAGACCTTTTTGGCACCGGGAAGCTCATCAGGCCTGCAGACCTTACCCTGGGCCCTGACCACTGTGAGCCGCTATTCTCTATGGACACAGATCCCGTGGTCAGGTTTGAGGTTGGGCTGCACGCATGCGGCAACAGTGTGCAG gTGACCGACAACGCCCTGGTGTACAGCACCTTCCTGTTCCATGACCCCCGCCCTGTGGGAAACCTGTCCATCCTGAGGACTAACCGCGCGGAGGTCCCCATTGAGTGCCGCTACCCCAG GCAGGGCAACGTGAGCAGCTGGGCCATCCTGCCCACCTGGGTGCCCTTCAGGACCACGATGTTCTCGGAGGAGAAGTTGGTTTTCTCCCTGCGCCTGATGGAGG AGAACTGGAGCACCGAGAAGACGACGCCCACCTTCCAGCTGGGAGACAGAGCCCACCTCCAGGCCCAAGTCCACACCGGCAGCCACGTGCCCCTGCGAGTGTTCGTGGACCACTGTGTGGCCACCCTGACGCCGGACTGGAACACCTCCCCTTATCACACCATCGTGGACTTCCACGG TTGTCTCGTGGACGGTCTCACCGATGCCTCATCTGCTTTCAAAGCACCCAGACCCAGACCAGAGACCCTCCAGTTCACAGTGGATGTGTTCCACTTTGCTAATGACTCCAGAAACACG ATATATATCACCTGCCACCTGAAGGTCACTCCGGTTGACCGAGTCCCAGACCAAATAAGCAAGGCCTGTTCCTTCAGCAAGTCCTCCAATAG ATGGTCCCCGGTAGAAGGCCCTGTTGATATCTGTCGATGCTGTAACAAGGGGAGCTGTGGCGTATCAGGCCGTTACAGGAGGCTGCGCCACCTGGAGGGACAGTCTGTTCCCCGCAGTCGCAGGCATG TGACAGAAGAAGCAGATGTCACAGTGGGGCCACTGATCTTCCTGGGGAAGACTAGAGACCACAGTGTGGAAGGgtccacctcctctcccccctcgGTGTTGCTGGGCTTAGGCCTGGCCACTGTGGTGTCCCTGACTCTGGCCACCATCGTCCTGGGTTTCACGGGGAAGCGTCGGGCTGCTTCCCACCCCGTGTGCCCTGTGTCTGCTTCccaataa